In Nicotiana tabacum cultivar K326 chromosome 17, ASM71507v2, whole genome shotgun sequence, one DNA window encodes the following:
- the LOC107771927 gene encoding CDK5RAP1-like protein — MASSLSSLSTILSQPHCAVRIKFPKHYSSFHVRFLSSKLLQLQSSSCRRTSAALRRSSTFSLKISRNFSNCQSRTSLPSKDQIPSLHQFIPKATAPTVSASDVQSEPVMISGVMPRGRIYHETYGCQMNVNDMEIVLSIMKNAGYTESVEVPENAEIIFINTCAIRDNAEHKVWQRLNYFWFLKRQWKSNVAIGRSQSTHPPKVVVLGCMAERLKDKILDSDKMVDVVCGPDAYRDLPRLLEEVDYGQKGINTLLSLEETYADINPVRISKNSISAFVSVMRGCNNMCSFCIVPFTRGRERSRPVESIVKEVAELWKEGVKEVTLLGQNVNSYNDTSGVENPAEPAVSWELSDGFSSICKVKHVGLRFADLLDRLATEFPEMRFRYTSPHPKDFPDDLLYVMRDRYNICKSIHLPAQSGSSAVLERMRRGYTREAYLDLVKKIRDIIPDMGISSHFICGFCGETEEDHKDTLSLVKAVCYDMAYMFAYSMREKTHAHRKYVDDVPDDVKQRRLTELIEAFRGSTGQNYDSKIGTLQLVLVEGPNKRAPDTELIGKSDRGHRVSFTNLPIPDKVDNNGKRNPKIGDYVEVHIIKSTRASLFGEALAITKLSSFYSSSHEEAVTFASRT, encoded by the exons ATGGCGTCTTCTCTATCTTCTCTATCGACCATATTGAGCCAGCCTCACTGTGCCGTACGCATCAAATTCCCTAAACATTACTCTTCCTTCCACGTCAGATTCCTCTCGTCGAAGCTTCTCCAACTTCAATCCTCCTCCTGCCGCCGCACGTCAGCCGCTCTTAGAAGGAGCTCTACATTCTCTCTCAAGATTTCCAGAAACTTCTCCAACTGTCAATCTCGCACTTCTTTACCCAGCAAGGACCAAATTCCAAGCCTTCACCAATTCATCCCCAAAGCTACTGCTCCCACTGTTTCTGCTTCCGATGTTCAGTCCGA GCCTGTGATGATATCTGGTGTTATGCCAAGAGGTCGCATCTATCATGAAACTTATGGATGCCAAATGAATGTCAATGATATGGAGATTGTTTTATCTATCATGAAAAATGCTGGATACACTGAAAGCGTGGAAGTCCCAGAGAATGCTGAGATAATATTTATAAATACTTGTGCTATAAGGGACAATGCAGAACATAAGGTCTGGCAGAGGCTCAATTATTTTTGGTTTCTTAAGAGACAATGGAAGAGCAATGTTGCGATTGGAAGGTCACAGTCCACACATCCTCCCAAAGTAGTTGTGCTGGGATGTATGGCGGAGAGGTTGAAGGACAAAATATTGGATTCAGATAAGATGGTTGACGTGGTTTGTGGACCTGATGCTTATCGAGACTTGCCACGCCTGTTGGAAGAGGTGGACTATGGTCAAAAAGGTATCAATACTCTACTTTCTCTTGAAGAAACTTATGCGGATATTAATCCAGTTCGCATCTCCAAAAATTCTATATCTGCATTTGTATCTGTGATGAGGGGTTGCAATAATATGTGCTCATTCTGCATTGTTCCCTTCACTAGAGGGAGAGAACGGTCTCGCCCAGTGGAATCAATTGTGAAAGAGGTCGCTGAACTTTGGAAAGAGGGAGTCAAAGAGGTTACGCTTCTTGGCCAAAATGTAAATAGCTATAATGATACATCTGGAGTTGAAAATCCGGCTGAACCAGCAGTCAGTTGGGAACTTAGTGATGGATTCTCCAGCATATGCAAAGTAAAACATGTGGGTCTACGGTTTGCTGATCTCCTAGATAGACTTGCGACAGAATTTCCTGAAATGCGATTCAGATACACTTCCCCACATCCTAAAGATTTTCCAGATGATTTGCTGTACGTAATGCGGGATAGGTACAATATCTGCAAAAGCATTCATCTGCCAGCACAGTCAGGCAGCAGTGCAGTGCTTGAAAGAATGCGTCGTGGATATACTCGAGAAGCATACTTAGATCTTGTGAAGAAGATAAGGGATATAATACCTGACATGGGCATAAGCAGTCACTTCATATGTG GTTTCTGTGGAGAAACGGAAGAGGATCACAAAGACACACTAAGCCTCGTAAAGGCTGTTTGTTATGATATGGCATACATGTTTGCTTACAGCATGAGAGAGAAAACACATGCCCACAGaaaatatgttgatgatgttCCTGATGATGTTAAGCAAAGGAGGCTCACAGAACTAATTGAGGCTTTTCGTGGGAGTACAGGTCAGAACTATGACTCTAAAATTGGTACTCTCCAACTTGTGCTAGTTGAAGGACCCAATAAGAGAGCCCCAGACACAGAGTTAATTGGCAAGAGCGACAGAGGCCATAGGGTATCATTTACTAACCTGCCTATCCCAGATAAGGTTGATAATAATGGGAAGCGAAACCCAAAGATTGGTGATTATGTTGAAGTGCACATAATAAAATCTACAAGGGCATCACTGTTTGGAGAAGCACTTGCTATAACTAAATTGAGCTCATTTTACAGCTCTTCACATGAAGAAGCTGTTACCTTTGCCAGCAGAACATAA